TTATTGGCCCGCCGGCAGATTGCCAGCCTTCAACTGCTCCCGCCTCTAACAGTGCTCCAAATGTGAATCATCAGCCTTACGTAATGCCTAATGTACAACCCAATGTACAGCCAAACATGCAACCAAACACACAACCAAACACACAACCCAATATGCAGCCTAATACACAGCCAAACATGCAACCTTACGTGAACCGTCTTCCGTACTGGGGCACTTGGGTTGATCCACGTATTATTCATGAGCCGGGCTGTCCGTATTATAGAGAGCTTCCTGTGAATACGAATAATCAAGAGGAAAGATGACGTTTATTAAGCAAGGTTTATCTAATACACATAGGTACTTCAGTTGAATTCGGTATAGCAAAAGAAGCGTCCGCAAAGGAACGCTTCTTTTTTTGATTAAAGGTGTCTTCAAACCTGCTTGATGCATACCTGGACGTGTCCGGAGCATGAAGTGCTAACGAATCGTAGGCGTCTTAATCATTGATTTGAAACATGCCCAGGAATCTAAAGAATCTGAGACACGTTATATCAGAATAAACAGCCGTATGAAGTGTTTTTATCGGGGATTATGGGAAATAACATGTCTGGAGTTCCTTACAATTTTAAATGAGGACCTAGAGGCCAAATAAGATGTCCTGAGTTCCTAAGAAAATTTTCAACCCTTCCCCAGAGACCGCAGGATGGTACTACAAGGCTTTTTAGGCGCGACATCCATCATCGATAGCTTGCCTGAGATTGAAGAACACCTATATAAGTTCAACTAAATATTCATTAGTTGAACTTATATACTATCTATTTACGATGTGTAATTTCGTCCCAAGCCAAGCTCCGTTAATAATTGACGATAAGCAATCGAAGTACGGTCAGCGGGAATATGGGCCTCGGCATGCAGATCAAGGGGCAGATCCTCCGGTTTCTGTGACTCAACCATCTCGCGGTCTTCTTCAAATACCTGCAAGTTGAACTTGATTGTGTCTTCAATCGGAGCGTCTTTGTCAAAGTTGCGTGTGATTGGACAGAATAGACGTGTATAACGGGCAGAGATCGGCGAAGCACAATTCAGAATATTCAGCTTGTCGTCTCCTGGGAAATGTACCGTAAGAGAAGCCGCAAAAGGTGGGAACACTCGAAACTCGCGCAGCCATTGGAAACCTTCAGGTGCAACAAGATCTTGCCCTTTGCCATAGTTACTCACCGTACTCCAATACTCTGCCAGTAACTCATTACCTTCGCGTTTCACTTTGTATTGGGGGACTTCTGTGTTGTTTCGGTCACCAAACGTTACGGTATGCACATAGGCAAAATGGGATACATCCAGGAAACCTTCCATTTGTCGTCCAGAGGAACCAGCAATGTCAAAGTTGGGTGGCAAAATATTGATATAATCCGGATCATCCCATCCAGGGAAGGAGGGGATCTGTTCTTCTGTTCCTGCCAGTGTGGTCCATATTAAGCCATAACGTTCGACTGCCGGGTACACAATGAGTTTGAGCTTTGGTGAGATTTTGGAGCTTGGGTGTGCAGGTACTGCGGTACATTTACCTTCACAATTATAACGGAAACCGTGATAAGGGCAGACAATCTCGCCATTTTCTACCCAGCCTTTGCTAAGTGGAGCCCCGCGGTGAAAACAAAGATCCTTGGCTACCACAACCTGATCATTACTGCGGTAGAGAACAAGCTTCACATCGAGTAATTGAGCAGCCAGGGGTTTGTCTGTTACTTCGGTTACTTGTGCTACCGGGTACC
The nucleotide sequence above comes from Paenibacillus sp. W2I17. Encoded proteins:
- a CDS encoding aromatic ring-hydroxylating dioxygenase subunit alpha, whose protein sequence is MITSNANHTMTSELPRGCTFTAEDWHVLSQYWYPVAQVTEVTDKPLAAQLLDVKLVLYRSNDQVVVAKDLCFHRGAPLSKGWVENGEIVCPYHGFRYNCEGKCTAVPAHPSSKISPKLKLIVYPAVERYGLIWTTLAGTEEQIPSFPGWDDPDYINILPPNFDIAGSSGRQMEGFLDVSHFAYVHTVTFGDRNNTEVPQYKVKREGNELLAEYWSTVSNYGKGQDLVAPEGFQWLREFRVFPPFAASLTVHFPGDDKLNILNCASPISARYTRLFCPITRNFDKDAPIEDTIKFNLQVFEEDREMVESQKPEDLPLDLHAEAHIPADRTSIAYRQLLTELGLGRNYTS